The following coding sequences are from one Leguminivora glycinivorella isolate SPB_JAAS2020 chromosome 7, LegGlyc_1.1, whole genome shotgun sequence window:
- the LOC125227944 gene encoding E3 ubiquitin-protein ligase SIAH1A-like has product MSTNKRRGGASSCAVPGVPALAVTTVPTAMSADLASLFECPVCFDYVLPPILQCQSGHLVCSSCRPKLSCCPTCRGPLGNIRNLAMEKVASNVMFPCKHSNTGCTVTLVHTEKAEHEEACEFRPYSCPCPGASCKWQGGLDQVMPHLMMSHKSITTLQGEDIVFLATDINLPGAVDWVMMQSCFNHHFMLVLEKQEKFDGHQQFFAIVQLIGSRKEAENFAYRLELNGHRRRLTWEAMPRSIHEGVSSAIMNSDCLVFDTSLAQLFADNGNLGINVTISIA; this is encoded by the coding sequence ATGAGCACGAATAAGAGGCGCGGAGGAGCTAGCAGTTGTGCCGTGCCCGGGGTGCCCGCGCTGGCCGTGACCACCGTGCCCACCGCCATGTCGGCCGACCTCGCGTCGTTGTTTGAATGCCCCGTGTGCTTCGACTATGTCCTCCCGCCCATCCTGCAGTGCCAGAGCGGGCACTTGGTGTGCTCGAGCTGCCGACCCAAGCTGTCGTGCTGCCCGACGTGCCGCGGGCCCCTCGGCAACATCCGCAACCTGGCCATGGAAAAGGTTGCCAGCAATGTAATGTTCCCTTGCAAACACTCCAACACAGGCTGTACTGTGACCCTTGTTCACACAGAGAAGGCCGAGCACGAGGAAGCCTGTGAGTTCAGACCCTACTCCTGCCCCTGTCCCGGGGCCTCCTGCAAATGGCAGGGCGGCCTCGATCAGGTGATGCCTCACCTTATGATGTCACACAAAAGTATCACAACCCTACAAGGCGAAGACATAGTTTTTCTGGCTACAGACATAAACCTTCCCGGAGCAGTAGACTGGGTGATGATGCAGTCCTGCTTTAACCACCACTTCATGTTAGTTTTGGAAAAGCAGGAGAAGTTTGATGGGCATCAGCAATTTTTTGCTATAGTGCAGCTTATAGGTTCTAGAAAGGAAGCGGAGAATTTTGCATACAGGTTAGAGCTGAATGGGCACCGTCGGAGGCTGACCTGGGAGGCAATGCCGCGCTCCATACATGAAGGGGTCTCCTCCGCTATCATGAACTCTGACTGTCTTGTCTTTGACACATCACTGGCTCAGCTGTTTGCTGACAATGGAAACCTTGGAATAAATGTCACAATATCTATTGCCTAA